In Rosa chinensis cultivar Old Blush chromosome 1, RchiOBHm-V2, whole genome shotgun sequence, a genomic segment contains:
- the LOC112198857 gene encoding putative F-box protein At1g47790, giving the protein MGTKRSCPSLGEDLIVEILSRLPLKSLMRFSCVSKEWYSLTRNSYLINIHLRRANSNLSLLTHEYDRDKRFNTDPKFGISMLGDEAADLVSIDLPILSNSFKFTNILGSSNGLVCLVARVKKKTRKFMDSAEIIIWNPATKQFRSLPKPVLEENFHRFDRPTLGFGFSDDNTDDYKLVNIFHKQVQVFTRSTNSWREVEGKGYPSCKYCYGDFWVSLKGVLYWSARTDRSKGGFVLSFNLRDEVFHVIQLPFGNDWYSRLLLWKNSLAIVSKNQVWMAKTDDSDESGDNNKIVWTKQFSIDFSISRCEEIFGIWKDQVLIRRHISRYDRLYLYDPITKERGKLLQKPEEKNYYGYGQLVNYVESLALV; this is encoded by the coding sequence ATGGGAACCAAAAGAAGCTGCCCCTCTTTGGGTGAAGATCTCATAGTAGAAATTCTGTCCAGATTACCTTTGAAGTCTCTGATGAGGTTTAGCTGCGTGTCAAAAGAGTGGTATTCTCTCACCAGAAACTCTTACTTGATCAATATTCACCTTCGTCGCGCCAATTCGAATCTCTCTCTTCTCACTCATGAATATGATCGTGATAAGCGGTTCAATACTGATCCAAAGTTTGGAATCTCAATGCTTGGAGATGAAGCAGCAGACCTTGTGAGTATAGATTTACCTATCTTGTCGAACTCTTTCAAGTTTACAAACATTTTAGGATCTAGTAATGGCTTAGTATGTCTTGTAGCTAGGGTGAAAAAGAAAACACGAAAGTTTATGGATAGTGCAGAAATAATAATATGGAACCCAGCAACAAAACAGTTTCGAAGTCTTCCTAAACCTGTACTTGAGGAAAATTTCCATCGTTTTGATCGTCCTACTCTTGGTTTTGGATTTAGTGATGATAACACCGATGATTACAAATTAGTTAATATTTTCCATAAGCAAGTACAAGTCTTCACCCGAAGTACAAATTCTTGGAGAGAAGTCGAAGGCAAAGGGTATCCATCATGTAAATATTGTTATGGAGATTTTTGGGTTTCGTTGAAGGGAGTGCTGTATTGGTCGGCAAGGACCGATAGATCCAAGGGCGGTTTTGTTTTGTCTTTCAATCTGCGTGATGAGGTATTTCATGTCATACAATTACCATTCGGGAATGATTGGTACTCTCGACTGCTTCTGTGGAAAAACTCACTAGCAATCGTGAGCAAGAATCAGGTTTGGATGGCGAAGACCGATGACTCTGATGAGAGTGGTGACAATAACAAAATCGTTTGGACCAAACAATTTAGCATTGATTTTTCAATATCACGATGTGAAGAGATCTTTGGAATTTGGAAGGATCAAGTACTAATTCGGAGACATATCTCAAGATATGACAGGCTTTATTTGTATGACCCTATAACCAAGGAAAGGGGAAAGTTGCTTCAGAAACCTGAAGAAAAGAACTATTATGGTTATGGTCAACTAGTCAATTATGTGGAGAGCCTAGCTTTAGTCTAA
- the LOC112177639 gene encoding polyamine oxidase 1 isoform X1, with translation MDSSRRSSVIIIGAGVSGLSAAKLLIEKGVEDVVILEASDRIGGRIRKQEFGGLSVELGAGWIVGVGGEQLNPVWELAEKTNLRTCFSDYSNARFNIYDRSGNLIPSGLAADSYKKAVESAMEKLRELEADACYGGDVSKVPEPPSCGFSSTQKTPIELAIDFTLHDFEMAEVEPIATYNDFGEQEFLVADERGYEHLLYKMADDFLFTSEGKILDSRLSLNKVVRELKHSRDGVTVMTEDGCVYQANYVILSASIGVLQSNLISFSPPLPRWKTEAIEKLDVMVYTKIFLKFPHKFWPCGPGKEFFIYAHERRGYYTFWQHMENAYPGSNILVVTLTNGESKRVEAQTDEETVKEAMGVLRDMFGPNIPEATDILVPRWWNNRFQRGSYSNYPIISNHQVVRDIKAPVGCIFFTGEHTSEKYSGYVHGAYLTGIDTANALLEEMGRQEERSSENKTSLSEPLLALTSSLILTQKDAVSSLKCDVPTHLYLGAKHPKLYYDY, from the exons atggACTCTTCTCGTCGCTCCTCCGTGATCATAATCGGCGCAGGAGTCTCCG GCCTATCGGCGGCGAAGCTGTTGATCGAGAAAGGCGTAGAGGACGTGGTGATTCTCGAAGCTTCGGACCGCATCGGCGGTAGGATCAGGAAACAAGAGTTCGGAGGCTTGTCGGTGGAGCTCGGCGCCGGTTGGATCGTCGGAGTCGGCGGAGAACAGCTTAATCCGGTTTGGGAGCTGGCCGAGAAAACGAACCTCCGGACTTGCTTCTCCGATTACAGTAATGCTCGCTTCAACATCTACGATCGCAG CGGGAATCTAATCCCGAGTGGACTCGCAGCAGACTCTTATAAGAAGGCGGTGGAGTCAGCCATGGAGAAGCTGAGGGAGCTGGAAGCTGACGCTTGCTACGGCGGCGACGTCTCCAAAGTTCCCGAACCGCCTTC GTGCGGATTTTCCAGCACGCAGAAAACGCCGATAGAGCTGGCGATTGATTTCACTCTACACGATTTCGAGATGGCAG AAGTTGAACCCATAGCAACGTATAACGATTTCGGAGAACAGGAATTTTTAGTTGCAGATGAAAGAGGGTACGAGCATTTGCTATATAAAATGGCtgatgattttctttttacctctgaGGGTAAAATCTTGGACAGTCGTCTCAGTCTCAATAAG GTTGTTCGGGAATTGAAGCACTCGAGGGACGGCGTTACCGTAATGACGGAGGATGGTTGCGTCTATCAAGCAAATTACGTGATTTTGTCAGCTAGCATCGGAGTCCTCCAAAGCAATCTCATTTCCTTCAGTCCACCCTTGCCT AGGTGGAAAACTGAGGCCATAGAGAAATTGGATGTGATGGTATATACGAAGATCTTTCTCAAGTTCCCTCATAAGTTCTGGCCATGTGGTCCTGGGAAAGAGTTCTTCATCTATGCCCATGAGCGGAGAGGCTACTACACATTTTGGCAG CACATGGAAAATGCATATCCTGGGTCCAATATCCTGGTCGTGACATTGACAAATGGGGAATCAAAGCGTGTGGAAGCTCAGACTGACGAGGAGACGGTGAAAGAAGCCATGGGGGTTCTTAGGGACATGTTTGGACCCAACATTCCTGAAGCTACTGATATACTCGTACCCCGCTGGTGGAACAATAGGTTCCAGCGTGGCAGCTATAGCAACTACCCAATAATCTCTAATCATCAAGTTGTTCGTGATATCAAG GCCCCAGTAGGTTGCATCTTCTTCACTGGAGAACACACGAGCGAAAAATATAGTGGCTATGTTCATGGTGCATACCTTACTG GGATTGACACTGCAAATGCGCTGCTTGAAGAAATGGGTAGGCAGGAGGAAAGGAGTAGCGAGAATAAAACGTCGTTGTCAGAACCCTTGCTAGCATTGACTAGTTCACTAATTTTGACACAGAAAGATGCTGTATCGAGTCTAAAATGCGATGTCCCTACACACTTATATCTTGGTGCCAAACACCCCAAACTATATTATGACTACTAG
- the LOC112177639 gene encoding polyamine oxidase 1 isoform X3: protein MDSSRRSSVIIIGAGVSGLSAAKLLIEKGVEDVVILEASDRIGGRIRKQEFGGLSVELGAGWIVGVGGEQLNPVWELAEKTNLRTCFSDYSNARFNIYDRSGNLIPSGLAADSYKKAVESAMEKLRELEADACYGGDVSKVPEPPSCGFSSTQKTPIELAIDFTLHDFEMAEVEPIATYNDFGEQEFLVADERGYEHLLYKMADDFLFTSEGKILDSRLSLNKVVRELKHSRDGVTVMTEDGCVYQANYVILSASIGVLQSNLISFSPPLPRWKTEAIEKLDVMVYTKIFLKFPHKFWPCGPGKEFFIYAHERRGYYTFWQHMENAYPGSNILVVTLTNGESKRVEAQTDEETVKEAMGVLRDMFGPNIPEATDILVPRWWNNRFQRGSYSNYPIISNHQVVRDIKAPVGCIFFTGEHTSEKYSGYVHGAYLTAYSFMINRD from the exons atggACTCTTCTCGTCGCTCCTCCGTGATCATAATCGGCGCAGGAGTCTCCG GCCTATCGGCGGCGAAGCTGTTGATCGAGAAAGGCGTAGAGGACGTGGTGATTCTCGAAGCTTCGGACCGCATCGGCGGTAGGATCAGGAAACAAGAGTTCGGAGGCTTGTCGGTGGAGCTCGGCGCCGGTTGGATCGTCGGAGTCGGCGGAGAACAGCTTAATCCGGTTTGGGAGCTGGCCGAGAAAACGAACCTCCGGACTTGCTTCTCCGATTACAGTAATGCTCGCTTCAACATCTACGATCGCAG CGGGAATCTAATCCCGAGTGGACTCGCAGCAGACTCTTATAAGAAGGCGGTGGAGTCAGCCATGGAGAAGCTGAGGGAGCTGGAAGCTGACGCTTGCTACGGCGGCGACGTCTCCAAAGTTCCCGAACCGCCTTC GTGCGGATTTTCCAGCACGCAGAAAACGCCGATAGAGCTGGCGATTGATTTCACTCTACACGATTTCGAGATGGCAG AAGTTGAACCCATAGCAACGTATAACGATTTCGGAGAACAGGAATTTTTAGTTGCAGATGAAAGAGGGTACGAGCATTTGCTATATAAAATGGCtgatgattttctttttacctctgaGGGTAAAATCTTGGACAGTCGTCTCAGTCTCAATAAG GTTGTTCGGGAATTGAAGCACTCGAGGGACGGCGTTACCGTAATGACGGAGGATGGTTGCGTCTATCAAGCAAATTACGTGATTTTGTCAGCTAGCATCGGAGTCCTCCAAAGCAATCTCATTTCCTTCAGTCCACCCTTGCCT AGGTGGAAAACTGAGGCCATAGAGAAATTGGATGTGATGGTATATACGAAGATCTTTCTCAAGTTCCCTCATAAGTTCTGGCCATGTGGTCCTGGGAAAGAGTTCTTCATCTATGCCCATGAGCGGAGAGGCTACTACACATTTTGGCAG CACATGGAAAATGCATATCCTGGGTCCAATATCCTGGTCGTGACATTGACAAATGGGGAATCAAAGCGTGTGGAAGCTCAGACTGACGAGGAGACGGTGAAAGAAGCCATGGGGGTTCTTAGGGACATGTTTGGACCCAACATTCCTGAAGCTACTGATATACTCGTACCCCGCTGGTGGAACAATAGGTTCCAGCGTGGCAGCTATAGCAACTACCCAATAATCTCTAATCATCAAGTTGTTCGTGATATCAAG GCCCCAGTAGGTTGCATCTTCTTCACTGGAGAACACACGAGCGAAAAATATAGTGGCTATGTTCATGGTGCATACCTTACTG CATACTCTTTTATGATCAATAGGGATTGA
- the LOC112177639 gene encoding polyamine oxidase 1 isoform X2 — MDSSRRSSVIIIGAGVSGLSAAKLLIEKGVEDVVILEASDRIGGRIRKQEFGGLSVELGAGWIVGVGGEQLNPVWELAEKTNLRTCFSDYSNARFNIYDRSGNLIPSGLAADSYKKAVESAMEKLRELEADACYGGDVSKVPEPPSCGFSSTQKTPIELAIDFTLHDFEMAEVEPIATYNDFGEQEFLVADERGYEHLLYKMADDFLFTSEGKILDSRLSLNKVVRELKHSRDGVTVMTEDGCVYQANYVILSASIGVLQSNLISFSPPLPHMENAYPGSNILVVTLTNGESKRVEAQTDEETVKEAMGVLRDMFGPNIPEATDILVPRWWNNRFQRGSYSNYPIISNHQVVRDIKAPVGCIFFTGEHTSEKYSGYVHGAYLTGIDTANALLEEMGRQEERSSENKTSLSEPLLALTSSLILTQKDAVSSLKCDVPTHLYLGAKHPKLYYDY; from the exons atggACTCTTCTCGTCGCTCCTCCGTGATCATAATCGGCGCAGGAGTCTCCG GCCTATCGGCGGCGAAGCTGTTGATCGAGAAAGGCGTAGAGGACGTGGTGATTCTCGAAGCTTCGGACCGCATCGGCGGTAGGATCAGGAAACAAGAGTTCGGAGGCTTGTCGGTGGAGCTCGGCGCCGGTTGGATCGTCGGAGTCGGCGGAGAACAGCTTAATCCGGTTTGGGAGCTGGCCGAGAAAACGAACCTCCGGACTTGCTTCTCCGATTACAGTAATGCTCGCTTCAACATCTACGATCGCAG CGGGAATCTAATCCCGAGTGGACTCGCAGCAGACTCTTATAAGAAGGCGGTGGAGTCAGCCATGGAGAAGCTGAGGGAGCTGGAAGCTGACGCTTGCTACGGCGGCGACGTCTCCAAAGTTCCCGAACCGCCTTC GTGCGGATTTTCCAGCACGCAGAAAACGCCGATAGAGCTGGCGATTGATTTCACTCTACACGATTTCGAGATGGCAG AAGTTGAACCCATAGCAACGTATAACGATTTCGGAGAACAGGAATTTTTAGTTGCAGATGAAAGAGGGTACGAGCATTTGCTATATAAAATGGCtgatgattttctttttacctctgaGGGTAAAATCTTGGACAGTCGTCTCAGTCTCAATAAG GTTGTTCGGGAATTGAAGCACTCGAGGGACGGCGTTACCGTAATGACGGAGGATGGTTGCGTCTATCAAGCAAATTACGTGATTTTGTCAGCTAGCATCGGAGTCCTCCAAAGCAATCTCATTTCCTTCAGTCCACCCTTGCCT CACATGGAAAATGCATATCCTGGGTCCAATATCCTGGTCGTGACATTGACAAATGGGGAATCAAAGCGTGTGGAAGCTCAGACTGACGAGGAGACGGTGAAAGAAGCCATGGGGGTTCTTAGGGACATGTTTGGACCCAACATTCCTGAAGCTACTGATATACTCGTACCCCGCTGGTGGAACAATAGGTTCCAGCGTGGCAGCTATAGCAACTACCCAATAATCTCTAATCATCAAGTTGTTCGTGATATCAAG GCCCCAGTAGGTTGCATCTTCTTCACTGGAGAACACACGAGCGAAAAATATAGTGGCTATGTTCATGGTGCATACCTTACTG GGATTGACACTGCAAATGCGCTGCTTGAAGAAATGGGTAGGCAGGAGGAAAGGAGTAGCGAGAATAAAACGTCGTTGTCAGAACCCTTGCTAGCATTGACTAGTTCACTAATTTTGACACAGAAAGATGCTGTATCGAGTCTAAAATGCGATGTCCCTACACACTTATATCTTGGTGCCAAACACCCCAAACTATATTATGACTACTAG